The following are encoded together in the Clostridium sp. BJN0013 genome:
- the gatB gene encoding Asp-tRNA(Asn)/Glu-tRNA(Gln) amidotransferase subunit GatB — MEFEAVIGLEVHVELLTKTKIYCGCGTGFGSEPNTHVCPVCLGLPGALPRLNKKVVEYAIKAGLALNCSINNKSRMDRKNYFYADCPKNYQITQQEFPICREGFIEIRNHLGQKRKIGIERIHIEEDAGKLIHTDEGTLIDYNRAGIPLIEIVSKPDIRTSKEALLYLEKLRNILKFIGVSDCRMEQGSFRCDCNISVRPKCNLELGVKTEIKNMNSFKALEKAIQYEYKRQSYIIESGEKVKQETRRWNDSKNITEVMRSKEYANDYRYFPEGDLVAINISNDYIDNIRKTIPELPDKKIDRFVEEFKISRKEIEILVLNIEITDFFENAAKLSGDAKSVSNWITGDISRLAKETGTPLNKLKFTEKDLAQLIEFINCNVISNNIGKKVIEEMFYSGRSPEKIIKEKGFVQNNSKEEILKVVKEVMEENPKSIEDYKNGKKKAVKFIVGMVMKKTRGNANPMIVNELVDEEIDKY, encoded by the coding sequence ATGGAATTTGAAGCTGTTATTGGTCTTGAAGTTCATGTAGAACTTTTGACAAAAACTAAAATATATTGTGGATGTGGTACTGGGTTCGGAAGTGAACCAAATACACATGTTTGTCCCGTATGTCTTGGACTTCCAGGAGCCCTTCCAAGGTTAAACAAAAAAGTAGTGGAATATGCCATAAAAGCAGGACTTGCTCTCAATTGTTCTATAAACAATAAAAGTAGAATGGACAGAAAAAATTATTTTTATGCTGATTGTCCCAAAAATTATCAAATAACCCAGCAGGAATTTCCTATTTGCAGGGAAGGATTTATTGAAATAAGAAATCATTTAGGCCAAAAAAGAAAAATAGGTATTGAAAGAATACATATAGAAGAGGATGCAGGGAAACTTATACATACAGATGAAGGTACATTAATTGATTATAACAGGGCAGGAATACCTCTTATAGAAATAGTGTCAAAACCAGATATCAGAACTTCAAAGGAGGCACTCCTATATCTTGAAAAGTTAAGAAATATACTTAAATTTATAGGAGTATCAGATTGTAGAATGGAACAAGGTTCTTTTAGGTGTGATTGTAATATATCTGTAAGGCCTAAGTGTAATTTGGAATTGGGAGTGAAAACAGAGATAAAAAATATGAATTCTTTTAAGGCTCTTGAGAAGGCTATACAGTATGAGTATAAAAGGCAAAGTTATATAATAGAATCTGGAGAAAAAGTGAAGCAGGAGACCAGAAGATGGAATGATTCCAAAAATATAACTGAAGTTATGAGAAGTAAGGAATATGCCAATGATTATAGATATTTTCCGGAAGGAGATTTGGTAGCTATAAACATTTCAAATGATTACATAGATAATATAAGAAAAACTATTCCAGAGCTTCCTGATAAAAAGATAGATAGATTTGTTGAAGAATTCAAAATTTCTAGAAAGGAAATAGAAATTTTAGTTTTAAACATAGAAATAACAGATTTCTTTGAAAATGCCGCCAAATTAAGTGGAGATGCAAAGTCTGTTTCTAATTGGATTACGGGGGATATATCAAGACTTGCAAAGGAAACAGGCACCCCTTTGAATAAATTAAAATTTACAGAAAAGGATTTAGCCCAACTAATTGAATTTATAAATTGTAATGTTATTTCCAATAATATAGGTAAAAAAGTCATTGAAGAAATGTTTTACAGTGGTAGAAGTCCTGAGAAAATAATAAAAGAAAAAGGGTTTGTTCAAAATAACAGTAAAGAGGAAATTTTAAAAGTTGTAAAAGAAGTTATGGAAGAAAATCCAAAGTCTATTGAAGATTATAAAAATGGCAAGAAAAAAGCAGTGAAATTCATAGTGGGTATGGTTATGAAAAAAACTAGGGGTAATGCCAATCCTATGATTGTAAATGAGTTAGTAGATGAAGAAATAGATAAATATTAA
- the gatA gene encoding Asp-tRNA(Asn)/Glu-tRNA(Gln) amidotransferase subunit GatA → MIKNRKISVEEIARTYLNRIDKVDGKLGAYLYIASEKLLQKARELDKRIGKGEDLGRLFGIPISVKDNISVKGMQNTCASRMLTGYVSPYDAHVIEKIKFHQGIIIGKTNMDEFAMGSSTENSSIKLSRNPWDLNMVPGGSSGGSAISVAAGEAVLSLGTDTGGSVRQPASFCGVVGLKPTYGRISRYGAVAFGSTLDQIGTIAADVEDCALLTECISGIDKKDFTTADIKVPKYSKRLSRDIRGMKIGIPKEYLGEGLNDKVRKSVEEAVYVLEENGAEIRECSIPLLQYALAAYYIIASAEASSNLARFDGIRYGYRAKNFKDSVDIYFKSRSEGLGSEVKRRIILGTYVLSEGYYDDYYKKALKIRKLMRMQFQDIMKEFHAIISPTCPTTAFKIGEKKEDVMTMYLSDIYTVPVNITGIPAISIPCGMVDGLPVGLQIMSDYFREDILFNIAYSFEQSTKWHNIIPNI, encoded by the coding sequence ATGATAAAAAACAGAAAAATAAGCGTGGAAGAAATTGCGAGGACTTATTTGAATAGAATAGATAAAGTAGATGGCAAGCTAGGAGCCTATTTATATATAGCATCGGAAAAATTATTGCAAAAGGCAAGAGAATTAGATAAAAGAATCGGTAAAGGTGAAGACTTGGGAAGGCTTTTTGGGATACCCATTTCTGTGAAAGATAATATAAGTGTTAAAGGTATGCAAAATACATGTGCTTCCAGGATGTTAACAGGGTATGTATCACCTTATGATGCCCATGTAATAGAAAAGATAAAATTTCACCAGGGAATAATTATAGGTAAAACTAATATGGATGAGTTTGCAATGGGATCTTCTACAGAAAATAGTTCTATAAAGCTCTCTAGAAATCCATGGGATTTAAATATGGTACCGGGGGGTTCCTCGGGGGGCTCTGCAATTTCAGTGGCAGCAGGAGAGGCTGTATTATCCCTTGGCACAGACACAGGAGGTTCTGTAAGGCAGCCTGCATCTTTTTGTGGGGTAGTGGGTTTAAAACCAACCTATGGGAGAATTTCAAGATATGGAGCTGTTGCCTTTGGATCAACCTTAGACCAAATAGGAACTATAGCAGCAGATGTAGAAGATTGTGCACTTTTAACTGAATGTATATCTGGAATTGATAAGAAGGATTTTACTACGGCAGATATAAAGGTACCTAAATACAGTAAAAGATTAAGTAGAGATATTAGGGGAATGAAAATAGGGATACCTAAGGAATATCTTGGAGAGGGATTAAATGATAAAGTTAGAAAATCTGTAGAAGAAGCAGTTTATGTACTCGAGGAAAATGGGGCGGAAATTAGAGAATGTTCTATTCCACTATTACAATATGCACTGGCAGCTTATTATATAATTGCAAGTGCTGAGGCTTCCTCAAACCTTGCCAGATTTGATGGAATAAGATATGGTTATAGGGCAAAAAACTTTAAAGATTCAGTAGATATATATTTTAAATCTAGAAGTGAAGGGTTAGGAAGTGAAGTGAAAAGAAGAATAATCCTTGGAACTTATGTGCTTTCTGAAGGATATTATGATGATTATTATAAAAAAGCTTTAAAGATTAGAAAACTTATGAGAATGCAATTCCAGGATATAATGAAGGAATTTCATGCAATCATATCTCCTACATGTCCTACTACAGCCTTTAAAATAGGAGAAAAAAAAGAAGATGTAATGACTATGTATTTGTCAGATATATATACCGTACCAGTTAACATAACAGGTATACCTGCTATATCTATTCCCTGTGGCATGGTAGATGGTCTTCCTGTAGGACTTCAGATCATGTCTGATTATTTTAGGGAAGACATACTTTTCAATATAGCCTATAGTTTTGAACAATCTACTAAATGGCATAATATTATTCCTAATATATAA
- the gatC gene encoding Asp-tRNA(Asn)/Glu-tRNA(Gln) amidotransferase subunit GatC — translation MSVTKKDVEYVSDLSRLEFKEEEKMELVKDLNKILEYMEKLKETHIEEENIVVNPYYMENKFREDILEPSLDIEQVLDNSPDNFQGYIVVPKVVK, via the coding sequence ATGTCAGTTACAAAAAAAGATGTGGAATATGTATCAGATCTTTCCAGGCTGGAGTTTAAGGAAGAAGAGAAAATGGAACTTGTTAAAGATTTAAATAAAATATTAGAATATATGGAAAAACTAAAGGAGACGCATATAGAAGAAGAGAATATAGTTGTAAATCCGTATTATATGGAAAATAAGTTTAGAGAGGATATTTTAGAACCTTCTTTAGATATAGAACAGGTATTGGATAATTCTCCTGATAATTTTCAAGGATATATAGTAGTACCTAAAGTAGTAAAATAA
- the ligA gene encoding NAD-dependent DNA ligase LigA has translation MDIKNKIEELSKLIEYHNDRYYNKDEPEITDYEYDKLSLELRKLEKEYPEYARKDSPTQKVGGTTKRELKKVNHDIPVMSLQDVFSKEEVYSFIYKISSELHNPAFVVEKKIDGLSVVLRYYNGEFKEGITRGDGIIGESVYENLLQIETIPKTIPERLPYLEVRGEVYMSNDSFIKINEMQKQQGGRKYQTARNLAAGTLRQLDPTIVKHRNLDIFIFNLETVQGKQFSYHSESLSWLLAQGFKVSPDFALCKTAEGVWNSICEIQDKRWKLPFQIDGAVVKVDSLEDRKSLGSTSKTPKWAIAYKYPPEQKETVVEDIIVQIGRTGRLTPLAILSPVKLAGTTVSKATLHNQDFIDSKDIQIGDTVIIQKAGDIIPEVIKSIPEKRPENSKRYIIPDKCPICGSETLREPEGSDIRCSNSNCYAQVVRSIEYFVSKDAMNIEGFGPSSVEALMKEGYIKDVADIYYLKNYREELIEKGIIGKEKSVDNLISTIERSKENDIDRLITGLGIRNVGKQSAKILAANFSSIKDIADATYDNLIILKDFGDTMVKDIINYFKGEKFNSVISRLEESGVNTISKISYNKKNNRLEGKTFVITGTLPTLKRSEASEIIQNCGGKVSSSVSKKTSYVLAGKEAGSKLDKAQNLGITIIDEEEFMDMIK, from the coding sequence GTGGATATTAAAAATAAAATAGAAGAATTGAGTAAGCTAATAGAATATCATAATGATAGATATTACAATAAAGATGAACCAGAAATTACAGATTATGAATATGACAAGCTATCTCTTGAATTAAGAAAACTTGAAAAGGAGTATCCAGAATATGCCCGTAAAGATTCACCTACGCAGAAAGTAGGGGGAACAACAAAGAGGGAATTAAAAAAAGTAAATCATGATATTCCTGTTATGAGTTTACAAGATGTGTTTTCAAAGGAAGAAGTTTATAGTTTTATTTATAAAATAAGTAGTGAACTTCATAATCCAGCATTTGTAGTTGAAAAAAAGATTGACGGGCTTTCGGTTGTATTGAGGTACTATAATGGTGAATTTAAAGAGGGAATAACAAGAGGAGATGGCATAATAGGTGAATCTGTATATGAGAATCTTTTACAGATTGAAACCATTCCCAAAACTATTCCAGAGAGATTGCCGTACTTAGAGGTCCGTGGAGAAGTATATATGTCTAATGATTCTTTTATAAAAATTAATGAAATGCAGAAACAACAGGGAGGAAGAAAATATCAAACTGCCAGAAATCTAGCAGCAGGAACTTTAAGACAATTGGATCCAACTATTGTTAAGCACAGAAATCTTGACATATTTATTTTTAATCTTGAAACTGTACAAGGGAAACAATTTAGCTATCATTCAGAATCATTATCCTGGCTTTTAGCACAGGGATTTAAAGTCAGTCCTGATTTTGCACTTTGTAAAACAGCAGAAGGGGTTTGGAATAGCATATGTGAAATTCAGGATAAAAGATGGAAATTGCCCTTTCAAATTGATGGTGCAGTAGTTAAGGTAGATAGCCTGGAAGATAGAAAATCATTAGGAAGTACAAGCAAAACACCTAAATGGGCTATTGCATATAAATATCCTCCAGAACAAAAAGAAACTGTTGTGGAAGATATAATCGTTCAAATAGGGCGTACTGGAAGATTGACTCCTCTGGCAATTTTAAGTCCAGTTAAATTAGCAGGAACTACAGTATCTAAAGCTACTTTACATAATCAAGATTTTATAGATTCAAAAGATATTCAAATTGGAGACACTGTAATAATACAAAAGGCAGGAGATATTATTCCAGAAGTAATAAAAAGCATACCAGAAAAAAGACCTGAAAATTCTAAAAGGTATATCATACCAGATAAATGTCCCATATGTGGCTCTGAAACCCTAAGAGAACCTGAAGGATCTGATATTCGCTGTAGCAATTCTAACTGTTATGCACAGGTAGTTAGAAGTATAGAATATTTTGTATCAAAAGATGCTATGAATATAGAAGGATTTGGTCCAAGTTCTGTAGAGGCCTTAATGAAAGAAGGATACATTAAGGATGTGGCAGACATATATTACTTAAAAAATTATAGGGAAGAGCTTATAGAAAAGGGTATAATAGGTAAAGAAAAATCAGTGGATAATCTTATTAGTACCATAGAAAGATCTAAAGAAAATGACATAGATAGATTAATTACAGGACTTGGAATTAGAAATGTTGGAAAACAATCTGCAAAGATATTAGCAGCAAATTTTTCAAGTATTAAAGATATTGCAGATGCTACATATGATAATCTAATTATTTTAAAGGATTTTGGAGATACTATGGTAAAGGATATAATTAATTATTTTAAAGGGGAAAAATTTAATTCAGTTATTTCAAGACTTGAAGAATCAGGAGTTAATACTATTTCTAAAATTTCATATAATAAAAAAAATAATAGGCTTGAAGGTAAAACATTTGTAATAACAGGCACTTTACCTACATTAAAAAGGTCAGAAGCATCAGAGATTATTCAAAACTGTGGAGGAAAGGTTTCAAGTAGTGTATCTAAAAAAACATCCTATGTACTTGCAGGTAAGGAGGCAGGGAGTAAGCTGGATAAAGCTCAGAATTTAGGGATAACTATAATAGATGAGGAAGAATTCATGGATATGATTAAATAG
- the pcrA gene encoding DNA helicase PcrA, with protein MDLKNLLNKEQYEAATIIEGPLLILAGAGSGKTRVLTYRIAHMIKDLNIYPSKILAITFTNKAAGEMKDRIRKLVGDEVDSMWVSTFHSSCVRILRREIDKLGYNKNFAIYDSYDQKVLIKQCVKELNIEDSITDKEIINKISRQKDNLISPDRFKKENEGNFRMNKIADVYVMYQKKLKENNALDFDDLIFKTVQLFQEHPDVLEFYQRKFKYIMVDEYQDTNKSQYEFVRLLAQAEKNICVVGDDDQCIYAWRGANVENILNFESDYINSKIIKLEQNYRSKANILKAANDVISNNFHRKQKVLKTNNDNGDKIKLYRANSDMDEGRYVASKIKEILNTDKDKSYRDFAILYRKNVQSRIFEDVFMKSNIPYRIIGGLKFYDRKEIKDILAYLKFINNPLDNVSLRRIINVPKRNIGEATVQKIQSLADSMDESIYNALLDIDKSVNLTQRSINSIKKFVSLINSFIKSRDKISVSDLIKEILNTTGYLEELKDSKEPDSISRIENLKELVSAAVEFEATSEDTSLSAFLEKVTLVSDIDNFDNNADSVVLMTMHSAKGLEFPVVFMVGMENGIFPGIQSLDNPKEMEESRRLCYVGITRAKENIYMTFADTRRVFGKMVSYEQSSFIDEISSELKEYDDFRKSDISSFVNKSLSKNIFSPTKKSVLNNIPPKRETLSVNNIPQGNYLKPENIKEGIKVKHKKFGVGTIVSISKRDEDIKLTIVFDNMGIKNLMYGVVPLEAV; from the coding sequence ATGGATTTAAAAAATCTTTTGAATAAAGAACAATATGAAGCGGCCACAATTATAGAAGGTCCGTTATTAATTTTAGCCGGAGCAGGTTCTGGTAAGACTAGAGTTCTTACTTATAGAATAGCCCATATGATTAAAGATCTAAATATATATCCCTCTAAAATATTAGCTATAACTTTTACAAATAAAGCCGCCGGGGAAATGAAAGATAGAATAAGAAAACTGGTGGGGGATGAAGTGGACAGCATGTGGGTATCTACATTTCATTCAAGCTGTGTAAGAATATTGAGGAGAGAAATAGATAAGCTTGGATATAATAAAAATTTTGCTATATACGACAGCTATGACCAAAAAGTACTTATAAAGCAGTGTGTGAAGGAATTAAATATAGAGGATAGTATAACTGATAAGGAAATAATAAATAAAATTAGCAGGCAAAAGGATAATCTTATATCTCCGGATAGGTTTAAAAAAGAAAATGAAGGCAATTTTAGAATGAATAAAATAGCAGATGTGTATGTAATGTATCAAAAGAAGCTTAAGGAAAACAATGCTTTGGATTTTGACGATCTTATATTTAAAACAGTACAGCTTTTTCAAGAACATCCAGATGTACTTGAATTTTATCAGAGAAAATTTAAATATATAATGGTAGATGAATATCAAGATACCAATAAGTCACAGTATGAATTTGTAAGATTATTAGCCCAGGCAGAAAAAAACATATGTGTAGTGGGAGATGATGATCAGTGCATTTACGCCTGGAGGGGTGCAAATGTAGAAAATATTTTAAATTTTGAGAGTGATTACATAAATTCAAAGATTATAAAGTTGGAACAAAACTATAGATCAAAGGCAAACATATTAAAAGCTGCCAATGATGTTATAAGTAATAACTTCCATAGAAAACAAAAAGTACTTAAAACCAACAATGATAATGGAGATAAAATAAAATTATACAGAGCTAATTCTGATATGGATGAGGGAAGATATGTAGCATCTAAGATCAAGGAAATTTTAAATACAGATAAAGATAAGAGTTATAGAGATTTTGCAATACTTTATAGAAAAAATGTTCAGTCCCGTATATTTGAAGATGTTTTTATGAAATCTAATATACCTTATAGAATTATTGGGGGATTAAAATTTTATGATAGAAAAGAAATAAAAGATATTTTGGCTTATTTGAAGTTTATAAATAATCCTTTAGATAATGTAAGTTTAAGAAGAATAATAAATGTACCTAAAAGGAATATAGGAGAAGCTACAGTACAAAAAATACAAAGTCTTGCAGATTCTATGGATGAATCAATATATAATGCCCTTTTAGATATTGATAAAAGCGTAAATTTGACACAAAGAAGTATTAATTCTATAAAAAAATTTGTGAGTCTTATAAATAGTTTTATAAAAAGTAGGGATAAAATTTCTGTATCTGATTTAATAAAAGAAATATTGAATACTACAGGATATTTGGAAGAATTGAAAGACTCTAAAGAGCCAGATAGTATAAGTAGAATAGAAAATCTTAAAGAACTGGTATCTGCAGCTGTAGAATTTGAAGCTACTTCGGAGGATACATCACTTTCTGCATTTTTGGAAAAGGTAACACTGGTTTCTGATATAGATAATTTTGATAATAATGCAGATTCAGTGGTGCTTATGACAATGCATAGTGCAAAGGGTCTGGAATTTCCTGTGGTTTTTATGGTGGGAATGGAAAATGGCATATTTCCGGGGATACAGTCATTAGATAACCCTAAAGAGATGGAAGAGTCAAGGAGACTTTGTTATGTGGGAATAACAAGGGCAAAAGAAAATATTTATATGACATTTGCAGATACAAGGAGAGTATTTGGCAAGATGGTATCTTATGAACAGTCTAGTTTTATAGATGAGATATCCAGTGAATTAAAAGAATATGATGATTTCAGGAAATCGGATATTAGTAGTTTTGTAAATAAATCCTTAAGTAAAAATATATTTTCACCTACGAAAAAGAGTGTTTTAAATAATATACCTCCTAAGAGAGAGACTTTATCTGTAAATAATATTCCTCAAGGCAATTATTTAAAACCAGAAAATATAAAAGAAGGAATAAAAGTAAAACACAAAAAATTTGGAGTAGGTACTATCGTAAGTATATCTAAAAGAGATGAAGATATAAAGCTTACTATAGTTTTTGATAATATGGGAATAAAAAATTTAATGTATGGGGTAGTTCCACTGGAGGCAGTATAA
- a CDS encoding YerC/YecD family TrpR-related protein — MGDYESKLKSKAMDYLCEAVLCLKTKEECYRFFDDICTINEIKALEQRLQVAKMLKNKKTYLDIASATGASTATISRVNRCLNYGSDGYRIVLERLNNNI; from the coding sequence ATGGGAGATTATGAATCTAAGTTAAAAAGTAAGGCAATGGATTATTTGTGTGAAGCAGTATTGTGTCTTAAAACAAAGGAAGAGTGTTATAGATTTTTCGATGATATATGTACTATAAATGAAATAAAAGCGTTAGAACAAAGACTTCAGGTAGCTAAAATGTTGAAGAATAAGAAAACATATTTAGATATTGCATCTGCAACTGGTGCAAGTACTGCCACTATAAGTAGAGTAAATAGATGTTTAAACTATGGAAGTGATGGATATAGAATTGTTTTAGAGAGATTAAATAACAATATTTAA
- a CDS encoding pseudouridine synthase, with protein sequence MDRLDKILANLGYGTRKEIKSIVKSGAVKIDGLVVKDNSIKINPDKCKIEVEGINVEYKKYIYILMNKPEGVVSATFDNYDETVIDILEPKYQAFKPFPVGRLDKDTKGLLLITNDGELNHRLISPKNHVDKVYYAEIDKKADIADVKKFKKGIVLKDEYTCLPAELKIIESDENGSRVEVTVQEGKFHQIKRMFNALEKNVVYLKRIKFGPLNLDENLQEGEYRELYQEEIKMLKSI encoded by the coding sequence ATGGATAGATTGGATAAAATTTTAGCAAACTTAGGATATGGAACTAGAAAAGAAATAAAATCCATAGTTAAAAGTGGAGCGGTAAAAATAGATGGTTTAGTGGTAAAAGATAATTCTATAAAAATAAATCCAGATAAATGTAAAATAGAGGTAGAGGGAATTAATGTAGAATATAAAAAATACATATATATATTAATGAATAAACCTGAAGGAGTAGTGTCTGCAACATTTGATAATTACGATGAAACTGTTATAGATATTTTAGAACCTAAATATCAGGCATTTAAGCCTTTCCCTGTAGGAAGACTGGATAAGGATACTAAGGGATTACTTCTTATTACCAATGATGGAGAATTAAATCATAGATTGATATCTCCCAAAAATCATGTAGATAAAGTTTACTATGCAGAAATAGATAAAAAAGCAGATATAGCTGACGTGAAAAAATTTAAAAAGGGTATAGTATTAAAAGACGAATATACTTGTCTGCCAGCAGAATTAAAAATTATAGAATCTGATGAAAATGGTTCTAGAGTAGAAGTAACTGTTCAAGAAGGAAAGTTTCATCAGATAAAAAGGATGTTTAATGCCTTAGAAAAAAATGTAGTTTATTTAAAGAGAATAAAATTCGGACCTTTGAATTTAGATGAGAATTTGCAGGAAGGAGAGTATAGAGAGTTATACCAGGAAGAGATTAAAATGTTAAAGAGTATATGA
- a CDS encoding lytic transglycosylase domain-containing protein, which produces MSINVTSNDQDKTLEKVLQFQMMTQIFEQAFGDSDSFQIMMESLLKAASDSNGNIDISKLALGEEDLSKLGYGGGQRLNTAYNSVKDYLKSGVSDIDEAVEKASKKYGVDKDLIMAVIKQESDFNPTATSSAGAMGLMQLMPRTASELGVTDAYNIDQNVDAGTEYLRNMLNMYGNSKELVLAAYNAGPGTLQYKGVKNSSDISNLSYETRNYVQKVMNYYGKSSNS; this is translated from the coding sequence ATGAGTATAAACGTTACAAGTAATGATCAGGATAAAACTTTAGAAAAAGTCTTACAGTTTCAGATGATGACCCAAATATTTGAACAGGCCTTTGGAGACTCAGATTCCTTTCAGATTATGATGGAAAGTTTGCTAAAGGCGGCATCTGACAGTAATGGAAATATAGATATATCTAAACTTGCACTGGGAGAAGAAGATTTAAGTAAACTGGGATACGGTGGAGGACAGCGGCTTAATACTGCTTATAATAGTGTAAAAGATTATTTGAAAAGTGGTGTTTCAGACATAGATGAAGCAGTGGAAAAAGCCTCTAAAAAGTATGGTGTGGATAAGGATTTGATAATGGCAGTTATAAAACAAGAATCTGATTTTAATCCAACAGCTACTTCTTCTGCGGGAGCTATGGGACTTATGCAGCTTATGCCGAGAACGGCCAGTGAATTAGGAGTGACAGATGCTTACAATATAGATCAGAATGTGGATGCGGGCACTGAGTATTTAAGGAATATGTTGAATATGTATGGAAATTCTAAAGAACTGGTACTGGCTGCCTATAATGCGGGGCCCGGAACCTTGCAATATAAAGGGGTAAAAAATAGTTCGGATATTTCAAATTTATCTTATGAGACTAGAAATTATGTGCAAAAAGTTATGAATTACTATGGAAAATCAAGTAATTCCTAG